A section of the Candidatus Woesearchaeota archaeon genome encodes:
- a CDS encoding transposase — protein MWRYAHKIISELGFKVKLCNGTKTKKIVGQKKTDYNDAKVLADLARTNYLDELYIPDETIIKYRDLTHHLKSLREMKRIYKNKIKDELIKQGIKYQAKIWNIKGHAWLKLLKIPSIIHLSFLLIILDNNFFLLSSDLLTVYFFSQKTSSNSKQGKLSSS, from the coding sequence ATGTGGAGATACGCTCACAAAATAATTAGTGAATTAGGTTTTAAAGTAAAGCTTTGTAATGGTACCAAGACTAAAAAGATTGTAGGTCAGAAAAAGACTGACTACAATGATGCAAAAGTTCTTGCTGATCTTGCAAGAACAAATTATCTAGATGAATTGTACATTCCTGATGAGACAATCATCAAATATAGAGATTTAACTCATCATCTAAAAAGCCTTCGTGAGATGAAAAGAATATACAAAAATAAGATCAAAGACGAATTGATTAAACAAGGAATAAAATATCAAGCTAAAATTTGGAATATTAAAGGGCATGCTTGGCTTAAATTATTAAAAATCCCTTCAATAATCCATTTATCATTTTTATTAATTATTTTAGATAACAACTTTTTCTTGTTATCCTCTGATCTCTTAACAGTATATTTTTTCTCCCAGAAAACATCGTCTAATTCAAAACAAGGCAAATTAAGTTCTTCATGA